One window of the Cryptomeria japonica chromosome 7, Sugi_1.0, whole genome shotgun sequence genome contains the following:
- the LOC131028325 gene encoding lysM domain receptor-like kinase 3, translated as MFKEITEATIQFTNGRLGKSSVYKSNMRGKIVAITTRKLEAIGDFRSGLGQICNIHHFNLIKLLGGCCNGGRVILVYDYVQGSSLADCLRNSRMPGYTVLNTWISRMQIAIDVGKALEYMHHDTRLHYIHNYLKSSSIIITEPGYRAMMCHVGACYLTGEYEFEDNKKICDVSKDKSISAEITEEQGPNPCHQGRKMSKRAKSMRITGIMGYMSPEYVSSGIVSQKDDVFAFGVILLELLAGREPIKHMSNAKNELERVSLIETVNRILLSDEQAECIRRLRSWVDPRLKDSFPVECAERVVRLAAACVDFEPERRPDMRYVAWKISKEFIISKKWSDKLQYNKEFITTTLKAR; from the coding sequence ATGTTCAAGGAGATCACAGAGGCCACAATACAATTTACCAATGGAAGGCTTGGAAAATCCTCTGTTTATAAGTCCAACATGAGGGGCAAAATAGTGGCTATCACAACGAGGAAGCTGGAAGCCATCGGGGATTTTAGGTCAGGACTTGGACAGATCTGTAATATCCATCATTTCAACCTAATAAAGCTATTGGGGGGCTGCTGTAATGGGGGTCGTGTTATTCTAGTCTATGACTATGTTCAGGGATCTAGTTTAGCAGACTGTCTAAGGAATAGCAGAATGCCTGGATACACAGTATTGAACACTTGGATCTCTAGAATGCAGATTGCAATTGATGTAGGAAAGGCCCTGGAATACATGCACCATGACACAAGACTGCACTATATACATAATTATCTAAAGTCAAGCAGCATTATAATCACAGAGCCTGGTTATAGGGCAATGATGTGCCATGTAGGTGCTTGTTATTTGACAGGTGAATATGAATTTGAGGACAACAAGAAGATCTGTGATGTATCAAAAGACAAATCAATATCTGCGGAAATCACAGAAGAACAAGGCCCAAATCCTTGTCATCAGGGCAGAAAAATGAGTAAGAGAGCCAAGAGCATGAGAATAACAGGAATAATGGGGTACATGTCTCCAGAATATGTTAGCAGTGGGATTGTTTCTCAGAAAGATGACGTTTTTGCTTTTGGGGTTATCCTGTTGGAGCTTCTGGCAGGGCGTGAGCCTATAAAACATATGAGTAATGCCAAGAATGAACTTGAGAGGGTTTCTTTAATAGAGACTGTGAATAGGATACTTCTTTCAGATGAACAGGCAGAATGTATACGGAGGTTAAGGTCTTGGGTGGATCCAAGGCTCAAGGATTCTTTTCCAGTGGAATGTGCAGAAAGAGTGGTAAGGCTTGCTGCTGCTTGTGTGGATTTTGAACCAGAGAGGAGACCTGATATGAGGTATGTTGCTTGGAAGATCTCCAAAGAATTTATAATTTCCAAAAAATGGTCTGACAAATTACAGTATAACAAGGAATTTATAACTACCACACTTAAAGCAAGGTAA